The stretch of DNA TGCTTCTTGAGCCGCAACACAGCGACCTCTTTGGCCTTGGCTTCGACCTCGATGGTGAGGTCCAGGTCTCGCCAACATTTGGGGAAATCCTCAATGTCAATGAAATCGTGATGACGCCGCGGCTTTGGCCCCTCCCAGCCTTCGATAGGGCTGGAGATGTGAAACATTGGCTCCCGGTCCCAAGTGGCAATGGCTTGCTCGGTTATCTCTTCGACAGATTTTTCATCTTGATTGCAGCGGTGATGATGGACGTCATAGACCAACGGGATGCCTTCTGCCTTGCACAGCGGTAGCAGGTCAGAGGGTGTGTATGTCGTGTCATCATTCTCGACTGTCAGCCGGGTTCTGACCCGTGAGGACAATCGTTTCAGATTCCTAGAGAAATCAGCCAGGGCCTTTTGTTTATCACCATACGCTCCGCCACCATGGATATTCACGACATCAGCTGCAACCCACTCAGCAACCTCGGCCTGGTATTCCAATTCAGCAATCGATCGGTCGACAACGTCCGGACGAGGCGAGTTTAGCACCACAAATTGATCGGGATGAAAACAGGTTCTAATGTTGTGTTCCTGGGCAAACTTGCCGCATGCCTTGAACTGACGCACGATCTCATCGCCCTCGGGAAGATCGAACACATCGTAGCCGCATTCGGCATGCGTCTTCACTGGCAGGACTTGACTGTTGATGCGGAAGCAGCCGATGCCGTTGTCGGCACAGAATTGAAGTGATTGCAGTAAAGCCTCGGCATTTGCCATGCACAACCCGGACAGCTTTTTCAGAGCGGCATCCCGCTCCATGCTGCTGATTGCTTTGACCGTCGTGTTGCGAAACTTGATGGCCTGGTCCATGAAGGTGCAGCAGAGGCCAAAGCGAATTGAGGACGAACGTGTTGCTTTGTTTTTCAAGAGGCTACGTTTCCCCATTCATCCAGGTGTTGTGCAGCTTCATTTGGAATCATCCTTCGATGCCGCTTCAAACAACGCATGACATTCGGCTTCAAGAATCCCGCCGATCAATGTGCAATCGTGAAACGGGGTTCGCTGTGCAACCTCTTGCGCGAAGATGTCGATTTGTTTCCAACCGAGTTCTTGCAGAAATTGGATCGACGAACCAAACACCACCGTTTCGATTCCGGTCCACAGGATCGCTCCTTGGCACATCGGGCAGGGTTCAGCGGTGGTGTACAGAGCCAATCGTCGCTCTTTCCAATCACGCACCCCTGCGGCCATTTGATTGATGGCGTCGATCTCCCCGTGCCACGTGGGGTTGATGGACGACCTATTCCAGCCCTCCGCAAGAATCTCTCCGGAAGTCTGATCGGTAATCAATGCGCCGAACGGAAGGTCGGGAACATTCGCAGCCAGTTCAATCGCTCGTCGCATGTAATGTTCGTGGTCAAGCATTACTGCCCCCAATTCATCCACGTAATGCTGAGTTGTAAGTAGGTCGCAATCGAAACCCACACGAAGTACGGCACTTGCGCCACAGCCACCCAGCGATAATGCCGCCAGATTGCCACCATCATCCACATGATGGTGCCCAACACAATCAAGATGTCCACTGCTGCCAACGGCAGATTCCGCATTCCGAATTGAATGGGCGTGAAGATCAGATTCGCCACGAGATTGATGGCGAACGGAAGAGCGACCAGCCACGGCACTTTCTTGCGAAACGCCTGCACGAACACGAAGCCGAATGACACGATGATAATCGGGTAAAGAATCTGCCAGATCAAACCAATCGTGGAACCGGGGGGCGTCCATGAGGGTTTCGCCAAGTTGTTGTACCACTCCATCCATTCCATCGTAAGTTACTTACTCCTTGCTCTGGCCGTAGAAGAGCATTCTTCCGCACGAATCGCACATGAAAGCGGCAACTTTGCCTTCAATCGGGAATTGTCCGCTCCAAAAGCTTCGCTTT from Symmachiella dynata encodes:
- the uvsE gene encoding UV DNA damage repair endonuclease UvsE, which codes for MKNKATRSSSIRFGLCCTFMDQAIKFRNTTVKAISSMERDAALKKLSGLCMANAEALLQSLQFCADNGIGCFRINSQVLPVKTHAECGYDVFDLPEGDEIVRQFKACGKFAQEHNIRTCFHPDQFVVLNSPRPDVVDRSIAELEYQAEVAEWVAADVVNIHGGGAYGDKQKALADFSRNLKRLSSRVRTRLTVENDDTTYTPSDLLPLCKAEGIPLVYDVHHHRCNQDEKSVEEITEQAIATWDREPMFHISSPIEGWEGPKPRRHHDFIDIEDFPKCWRDLDLTIEVEAKAKEVAVLRLKKQLAESWFVYILRCSDGSLYTGITNDLSRRCEQHNNGTASRYTRSRLPVELVYQESQDSKSRALKRELAIKAMTRKAKEALIKSAAKQKQ
- a CDS encoding nucleoside deaminase: MLDHEHYMRRAIELAANVPDLPFGALITDQTSGEILAEGWNRSSINPTWHGEIDAINQMAAGVRDWKERRLALYTTAEPCPMCQGAILWTGIETVVFGSSIQFLQELGWKQIDIFAQEVAQRTPFHDCTLIGGILEAECHALFEAASKDDSK
- a CDS encoding TspO/MBR family protein, which codes for MEWMEWYNNLAKPSWTPPGSTIGLIWQILYPIIIVSFGFVFVQAFRKKVPWLVALPFAINLVANLIFTPIQFGMRNLPLAAVDILIVLGTIMWMMVAIWRHYRWVAVAQVPYFVWVSIATYLQLSITWMNWGQ